One Nocardia iowensis DNA window includes the following coding sequences:
- the thiE gene encoding thiamine phosphate synthase, producing the protein MQPSHPNRPASPRERLATARLYLCTDARREKGDLAKFAEAALAGGVDIIQLRDKGSPGEAKFGPLEARAELGALAELKAAARRHGALFAVNDRADIALAAGADMLHLGQGDLPPWYARRILGPDVVIGRSTHNRAQAGLAAIDEHIDYFCTGPVYATPTKPGRQAAGIELVRSTSDAHPTRPWFAIGGIDADNLPEVLAAGADRIVVVRAITEARDPEAAARQLKTALLENA; encoded by the coding sequence GTGCAACCCTCCCACCCCAATCGCCCCGCATCACCCCGGGAACGCTTGGCCACCGCTCGGCTCTATCTCTGCACCGACGCCCGACGGGAAAAGGGCGATCTCGCCAAGTTCGCCGAAGCGGCACTCGCGGGTGGGGTCGACATCATCCAGCTCAGGGACAAGGGTTCGCCCGGTGAGGCGAAATTCGGCCCGCTCGAAGCGCGCGCCGAGCTCGGCGCCCTCGCCGAGTTGAAGGCGGCGGCCCGCAGGCATGGTGCGCTGTTCGCGGTGAACGACCGCGCCGATATCGCGCTCGCCGCGGGCGCCGACATGCTGCACCTCGGCCAGGGCGATCTGCCGCCCTGGTACGCGCGCCGCATTCTCGGACCCGACGTGGTGATCGGACGGTCCACGCACAACCGCGCGCAAGCCGGACTCGCGGCGATCGACGAACACATCGACTACTTCTGCACCGGCCCGGTGTACGCGACCCCGACCAAGCCGGGACGCCAAGCCGCGGGAATCGAGCTGGTGCGCTCCACCTCCGACGCACATCCGACCCGGCCGTGGTTCGCGATCGGCGGGATCGACGCGGACAACCTGCCGGAGGTGCTCGCGGCGGGTGCGGACCGCATCGTCGTGGTGCGGGCGATCACCGAGGCACGCGACCCGGAAGCTGCCGCACGGCAGCTCAAGACGGCGCTGCTGGAGAACGCCTAG
- a CDS encoding NUDIX hydrolase encodes MRGDGDGWSRDPDGMRHWGRFGAAGLLLRAPLAGGGSAVLMQHRAAWSHQGGTWALPGGARDSHETPVHAAVREAWEEAGINPADVRVRSERVTASASSGWTYTTVIADAVTALPTNRNRESAELAWIPEDEVDARLLHPGFAVAWPALRAAPARICLDGLAADQAVAAALPRTVDLADQGFFWLHADPNGPGAYAEIIDSVANQEAMPQAARPDTVTEVGTVLSLTRGQVLS; translated from the coding sequence ATGCGTGGTGACGGTGACGGGTGGTCGCGCGATCCCGACGGAATGCGGCATTGGGGCCGCTTCGGCGCGGCCGGACTGCTGCTGCGCGCCCCACTCGCGGGCGGCGGATCGGCGGTGCTCATGCAGCATCGCGCGGCGTGGAGTCATCAGGGCGGCACCTGGGCGCTGCCCGGTGGCGCCCGCGACAGCCACGAGACCCCGGTGCACGCCGCGGTGCGCGAGGCGTGGGAGGAGGCGGGCATCAATCCCGCCGATGTGCGGGTACGCAGCGAGCGCGTGACCGCGTCCGCGTCCAGCGGCTGGACCTACACCACGGTGATCGCCGATGCCGTGACGGCGCTGCCGACCAATCGGAACCGGGAGAGCGCCGAGCTCGCCTGGATTCCGGAGGACGAGGTCGACGCCCGGCTGCTGCACCCCGGCTTCGCCGTCGCCTGGCCCGCATTGCGTGCCGCCCCTGCCCGGATCTGCCTCGACGGACTCGCGGCGGATCAGGCTGTCGCCGCCGCGCTCCCACGCACCGTAGACCTTGCCGACCAGGGTTTCTTCTGGCTGCATGCCGATCCCAACGGTCCGGGCGCCTACGCCGAAATCATCGATTCCGTGGCGAACCAGGAGGCGATGCCGCAAGCCGCGCGACCGGACACCGTGACAGAGGTCGGCACCGTGCTCTCGCTTACCCGCGGCCAAGTCCTCTCCTGA
- a CDS encoding glutamate ABC transporter substrate-binding protein, translating into MRSRRGVVAVMLTAAALVGGCTHEAPPPMPTKTAKYTEPPLPAKAVPVLTDSPIPAPGPQPCGDPTASLRPTGAGASAHGPTIDAIRARGRLLVGLDAGSNLFSFRDPVSGAIVGFDADIAREIARDLLGSPDLIEYRSLGSADREHALQNRIVDIVAKTMTITCERRQKVTFSTVYLRSNQRVLAMKNSGINGIADLAGKRVCVVRGTTSLDHIRHDQPAATVLTVPTWADCLVVLQQRQVDAVSTDDSILAGLAAQDPYTQVVGESISVEPYGIGIPKGDDDMVRFVNGTLERIRNDGTWDRIHRQWLTVLGPSPGPPAPNYLD; encoded by the coding sequence ATGAGATCCAGGCGTGGCGTCGTGGCGGTGATGCTCACCGCTGCCGCACTCGTCGGTGGCTGTACGCACGAAGCGCCGCCGCCGATGCCGACCAAGACGGCGAAGTATACCGAACCGCCGCTGCCCGCCAAAGCCGTTCCTGTGCTGACGGATTCACCAATTCCGGCACCCGGCCCCCAGCCGTGCGGCGACCCAACGGCCAGCCTGCGCCCGACCGGCGCTGGCGCCTCGGCACACGGTCCGACCATCGACGCCATCCGCGCCCGCGGCCGGCTGCTGGTCGGGTTGGACGCAGGCAGCAACCTGTTCAGCTTCCGTGACCCGGTCAGCGGCGCCATTGTCGGCTTCGATGCCGATATCGCCAGGGAGATCGCCCGCGACCTGCTCGGCAGTCCGGACCTGATCGAATATCGCAGTCTCGGCTCGGCCGACCGGGAACACGCGCTGCAGAACCGCATCGTGGACATCGTCGCGAAGACCATGACCATCACCTGCGAACGGCGGCAGAAGGTGACCTTCTCCACCGTGTACCTGCGGTCCAACCAGCGGGTGCTCGCGATGAAGAACTCCGGCATCAACGGCATCGCCGACCTGGCGGGCAAGCGGGTGTGCGTGGTGCGTGGCACCACCTCGCTGGACCACATCCGGCACGACCAGCCCGCCGCGACCGTGCTCACCGTGCCGACCTGGGCCGACTGCCTCGTCGTGCTGCAGCAGCGGCAGGTCGACGCGGTGAGTACCGACGACTCCATCCTGGCCGGGCTGGCCGCGCAGGACCCCTACACCCAGGTGGTCGGCGAGAGCATCAGCGTCGAGCCGTATGGCATCGGCATCCCCAAGGGCGACGACGACATGGTGCGGTTCGTGAACGGCACCCTGGAACGCATCCGCAACGACGGCACCTGGGACCGCATTCACCGCCAGTGGCTGACTGTTCTCGGCCCGTCACCCGGCCCGCCCGCACCGAATTATCTGGACTGA
- a CDS encoding serine/threonine-protein kinase PknG, translated as MPAAATDGSPESVHTELARGQRAAPPEAASAETVLGPWRTDSEPDSAATMRTSGRSVRTARSRPTMRRLGGGLVPIPTVETADPRAAVLTDPVVSEGKRFCWRCGNPVGRSSATRPAVTAGTCDTCGAPYDFRPSLHEGDIVSGQYEVQGCIAHGGLGWIYLAIDRNVSDRWVVLKGLLHTGDAEAQAVAVAERQFLAEVAHASIVKIHNFVEHTDQSGTPIGYIVMEYVGGRSLREILNSYERPHRMPVTEAIAYLLEILPALDYLHSIGLTYNDLKPDNIMVTEDQVKLIDLGAVATIESYGNLYGTRGFQAPEIAKTGPTVASDIYTVGRTLAVLTLEMPMEQGRYLDGIPDPADHPVLARYEFFHRLLLCATDPDPERRFPSARAMSAQLSGVLREILALETATEHPQLSTVFSPQRASFGTEELIRQTDAYADGRARSKQLDARDVVAALPVPLIDSADPSAPLLAAAVHPEPAQSLEALRSARERAEADPGNAPETLDLELALAEARVRLDLGESAAVLHLLSRLPENDWRVSWYRGLAQLLDLEYEQSFASFDGVLQVLPGEIGPKLALAATAELVLQHWDSPDPEQWRAYAEKFYNTVWRTDRAVVSAAFGLARQLAAADRVVDAVHALDEVPAASRHYTTARMTAVLLLLTAAPVAELDESTLHISASRVMSLPTGEGRAVQMRVLVLGAALAWLQAGNTPKRPDATLFGAPFTERCLREGTEAGLRALARSAPGRNHRYALVDLANSIRAKTWV; from the coding sequence ATGCCTGCGGCTGCCACCGACGGGAGTCCGGAGTCGGTGCATACGGAGCTGGCCAGGGGTCAGCGGGCCGCACCGCCCGAGGCGGCCTCGGCGGAAACCGTCCTCGGTCCGTGGCGTACCGACTCGGAACCGGATTCCGCGGCGACGATGCGGACCTCGGGGCGCAGTGTCCGCACGGCGCGGTCCCGGCCGACCATGCGCAGGCTCGGCGGTGGGCTGGTGCCGATACCGACGGTCGAAACCGCCGATCCGCGAGCCGCTGTGCTGACCGATCCCGTTGTCTCGGAAGGCAAACGCTTCTGCTGGCGGTGCGGCAATCCGGTCGGCCGGTCGTCCGCCACCCGGCCCGCCGTCACCGCCGGTACCTGCGACACCTGCGGTGCCCCTTACGATTTCCGCCCGTCGTTGCACGAAGGCGACATCGTGTCCGGCCAGTACGAGGTGCAGGGCTGCATCGCGCACGGCGGGCTCGGCTGGATCTATCTGGCGATCGACCGCAATGTCAGCGATCGCTGGGTGGTGCTCAAGGGCCTGCTGCACACGGGTGACGCCGAAGCGCAGGCCGTTGCCGTCGCCGAGCGGCAATTCCTCGCCGAGGTGGCGCACGCCAGCATCGTCAAGATCCACAACTTCGTCGAGCACACCGACCAGAGCGGTACGCCGATCGGCTACATCGTGATGGAGTACGTCGGCGGCCGATCGCTGCGCGAAATCCTCAACTCCTACGAGCGTCCGCACCGGATGCCGGTCACCGAGGCGATCGCCTACCTGCTGGAAATCCTGCCCGCGCTGGACTACCTGCATTCGATCGGGCTGACCTACAACGATCTCAAGCCGGACAACATCATGGTCACCGAAGACCAGGTGAAGCTGATCGACCTCGGTGCCGTCGCCACCATCGAGTCGTACGGAAACCTGTACGGCACCAGGGGGTTTCAAGCACCGGAGATCGCGAAGACCGGGCCGACCGTTGCCTCGGACATCTATACCGTCGGCCGCACGCTGGCCGTGCTCACCCTCGAGATGCCGATGGAGCAGGGGCGGTATCTCGACGGCATCCCCGATCCGGCCGACCATCCCGTGCTGGCGCGCTACGAGTTCTTCCATCGACTGCTGCTGTGTGCGACCGATCCGGACCCCGAGCGCCGATTCCCCTCCGCCCGAGCCATGTCCGCTCAGCTGTCGGGGGTGCTGCGGGAAATCCTCGCGCTGGAGACCGCCACCGAACACCCGCAGTTGTCGACGGTGTTCAGCCCGCAGCGGGCCAGCTTCGGCACCGAGGAACTGATCAGGCAGACCGATGCCTACGCCGACGGCCGCGCCCGCAGCAAGCAACTCGACGCGCGCGATGTGGTTGCCGCGCTGCCGGTTCCGCTGATCGACTCCGCGGACCCGTCGGCACCGCTACTGGCCGCGGCGGTCCATCCCGAGCCCGCGCAGTCCTTGGAGGCACTGCGCAGCGCCAGAGAGCGAGCCGAGGCCGACCCCGGTAACGCCCCGGAGACACTGGATCTGGAGCTCGCGCTGGCCGAGGCACGCGTGCGATTAGACCTCGGCGAGTCGGCCGCGGTGCTGCACCTACTGTCCCGGCTGCCCGAAAACGATTGGCGGGTCAGCTGGTACCGCGGCTTGGCCCAGTTGCTCGATTTGGAATACGAGCAGTCGTTCGCCAGCTTCGACGGCGTGCTCCAGGTGCTCCCCGGTGAAATCGGGCCCAAGTTGGCGCTGGCGGCCACCGCGGAACTCGTACTGCAGCACTGGGATTCGCCGGACCCCGAGCAGTGGCGGGCCTACGCCGAGAAGTTCTACAACACCGTGTGGCGCACCGATCGGGCGGTGGTGAGTGCCGCCTTCGGCCTGGCCAGGCAGTTGGCCGCGGCCGACCGGGTGGTCGACGCGGTACACGCCCTCGACGAAGTGCCCGCCGCCTCGCGGCATTACACCACCGCCCGAATGACCGCGGTACTGCTGCTGCTCACCGCCGCCCCGGTGGCCGAACTCGACGAATCCACCCTGCACATCTCGGCCTCCCGGGTAATGAGCCTGCCCACCGGCGAGGGCCGCGCCGTCCAGATGCGCGTCCTCGTCCTCGGCGCGGCCCTGGCCTGGCTGCAAGCGGGCAACACCCCGAAGCGCCCCGACGCCACCCTTTTCGGCGCCCCCTTCACCGAACGCTGCCTCCGCGAGGGCACCGAAGCGGGCCTACGCGCCCTCGCCCGCAGCGCCCCCGGCCGCAACCACCGCTACGCCCTGGTAGACCTCGCCAACTCCATCCGCGCCAAAACCTGGGTGTGA
- a CDS encoding acetate kinase has translation MRETADDLVLVINSGSSSIKYQLLDPESGAVTASGMVERIGEENGGIEHRADGKTTEHRAAIADHTAGLRLVFDTFAETGHDLADAGVRAVGHRVVHGGEVFYRPTLIDDDVVAAIADLSSLAPLHNPANVAGIESARELLPDVPQVAVFDTAFFHGLPDAAKTYAIDAKVAAAHGIRKYGFHGTSHEYVSGQVAELLGRDPADLNQIIFHLGNGASASAIRGGQPIDTTMGLTPLEGLVMGTRSGDLDPGIIAHLMRSAHLSIDQVDTLLNRDSGIKGLSGVNDFRELQRLIETGDAAAELAYNVYIHRLRRYLGAYLIDLGGVDAITFTAGVGENSPQVRADALANLSPFGIEVDPTTNTAKDRTARRISPPDAEVAVLVVPTNEELAIARAAHQVAETA, from the coding sequence ATGCGTGAAACTGCCGACGACCTGGTGCTGGTGATCAATTCCGGCTCGTCGTCCATCAAGTACCAACTCCTGGACCCCGAGTCGGGCGCGGTGACCGCCTCCGGCATGGTGGAGCGGATCGGTGAGGAGAACGGCGGGATCGAGCATCGCGCCGACGGCAAGACCACCGAGCATCGCGCCGCCATCGCCGATCACACGGCCGGGCTGCGGCTGGTCTTCGATACGTTCGCCGAGACCGGACACGATCTGGCCGACGCCGGCGTCCGTGCGGTCGGGCACCGTGTGGTGCACGGCGGTGAGGTGTTCTATCGGCCCACCCTGATCGATGACGACGTCGTCGCCGCGATCGCCGACCTGTCATCCCTTGCCCCCCTGCATAATCCGGCGAATGTGGCGGGCATCGAAAGCGCCCGCGAACTGCTGCCCGACGTCCCGCAGGTAGCGGTGTTCGACACCGCCTTCTTCCACGGCCTGCCCGACGCCGCCAAGACCTACGCCATCGATGCGAAAGTCGCCGCCGCCCATGGGATTCGGAAATACGGCTTCCACGGCACCTCGCACGAATACGTGTCCGGCCAGGTCGCCGAACTGCTCGGCCGCGACCCGGCGGACCTGAATCAGATCATCTTCCACCTGGGTAACGGCGCCTCGGCCTCGGCGATCCGCGGCGGTCAGCCGATCGACACCACCATGGGACTGACCCCATTGGAGGGCTTGGTGATGGGCACCAGGTCCGGCGATCTCGACCCCGGCATCATCGCGCACCTGATGCGCTCGGCGCACCTGAGCATCGACCAGGTCGACACCCTGCTGAACCGGGACTCCGGCATCAAGGGCCTCTCCGGCGTGAACGATTTCCGCGAACTCCAGCGCCTCATCGAAACCGGCGACGCCGCAGCCGAACTCGCCTACAACGTCTACATCCACCGCCTGCGCCGCTACCTCGGCGCCTACCTGATCGACCTGGGCGGCGTCGACGCCATCACCTTCACCGCAGGCGTCGGCGAAAACAGCCCCCAGGTCAGAGCCGACGCCCTGGCCAACCTGTCCCCCTTCGGCATCGAGGTCGACCCCACCACCAACACCGCCAAAGACCGCACCGCCCGCCGCATTTCGCCACCAGATGCCGAGGTAGCCGTCCTGGTCGTGCCGACCAACGAAGAACTCGCCATCGCCCGCGCCGCCCACCAGGTCGCGGAAACCGCCTGA
- the pta gene encoding phosphate acetyltransferase codes for MADHAPSTVYIASPEGDTGKSTVALGALQMLCATTARVGVFRPITRSTTEPDYILELLLEHSTADIDYAQATGVTYEQVHADPDAAISEIVMRFHEVAKVCDAVVVVGSDYTDVASPSELRFNARIAVNLGAPVLLVVRGSGRTAAEVKHLAELCASELALEHAQLVAIIANRCDPGKLDEIGSALRKFPVPSWTLPEVPLLISPTMAELCSAIDGEMYSGDPELLQREALKIMVGGMTAEHILERLVDGVVVIAPGDRSDVLLSVVNAHEAEGFPSLSGIIMNGGMKPHPAVARLMTGLKPKLPILTTELGTYDTASAAYRTRGRMSAGSPRKVDTALALMEEHVDAAELLRRIEVPLTTVVTPQMFEYQLIERARADRKRIVLPEGDDDRILRAAGRVLQRKIADLVILGDEQSVRARAAELGVDISAAQVLDPRTSGHLDEFAKEYTELRKHKGMTVERARETMSDISYFGTMMVYKGIADGMVSGAAHTTAHTIRPSFEIIKTVPGVSTVSSVFLMCLADRVLAYGDCAVVPDPTSEQLADIAISSAGTAARFGIEPRIAMLSYSTGESGTGADVDKVRVATKLVRERAPKLPVEGPIQYDAAIEPTVATTKLPDSEVAGRATVFVFPDLNTGNNTYKAVQRSAGAIAIGPVLQGLRKPVNDLSRGALVADIVNTVAITAIQAQGE; via the coding sequence ATGGCCGATCATGCTCCCTCCACCGTGTATATCGCCTCGCCCGAGGGTGACACCGGGAAGTCGACGGTGGCGCTGGGGGCGCTGCAGATGCTGTGTGCGACCACCGCGCGGGTCGGTGTGTTCCGGCCGATCACCAGGTCGACCACCGAACCCGACTACATCCTCGAGCTGCTGCTCGAGCACAGCACCGCCGACATCGACTACGCGCAGGCCACCGGTGTCACCTACGAGCAGGTGCACGCCGATCCTGACGCGGCGATCAGCGAGATCGTGATGCGTTTCCATGAGGTCGCGAAGGTATGCGACGCGGTGGTGGTGGTCGGCAGTGATTACACCGATGTCGCCAGCCCCAGCGAACTCCGCTTCAACGCCAGGATCGCGGTGAACCTTGGAGCGCCGGTGCTGCTGGTGGTTCGCGGCTCGGGTCGCACCGCGGCCGAGGTGAAGCATCTGGCCGAACTGTGTGCGAGCGAACTCGCCCTCGAGCACGCGCAACTGGTCGCGATCATCGCCAACCGTTGCGATCCGGGCAAGCTCGACGAGATCGGTTCCGCGTTGCGGAAATTCCCGGTGCCCTCGTGGACGCTGCCCGAGGTACCGCTGCTGATCTCGCCCACCATGGCCGAGCTGTGTAGCGCCATCGACGGCGAAATGTACAGCGGCGACCCGGAATTGCTGCAGCGCGAGGCGCTGAAGATCATGGTCGGCGGCATGACGGCCGAGCACATTCTGGAGCGGCTGGTCGACGGCGTCGTGGTGATCGCGCCGGGCGACCGCTCCGACGTATTGCTCAGCGTCGTGAACGCCCATGAGGCCGAAGGCTTTCCGTCGTTGTCCGGCATCATCATGAACGGCGGCATGAAGCCGCATCCCGCGGTGGCGCGGCTGATGACCGGCCTGAAGCCGAAGCTGCCCATTCTCACCACCGAACTCGGTACCTACGACACCGCCAGTGCCGCATACCGCACCCGTGGCCGGATGTCGGCGGGCAGCCCGCGCAAGGTCGATACGGCACTCGCGCTGATGGAGGAGCACGTCGACGCCGCGGAGTTGTTGCGGCGCATCGAAGTTCCGCTCACCACCGTGGTGACCCCGCAGATGTTCGAATACCAGCTCATCGAACGCGCCAGGGCCGACCGCAAACGCATCGTGCTGCCCGAGGGCGACGACGACCGCATCCTGCGCGCGGCGGGCCGGGTGCTGCAACGCAAGATCGCCGACCTGGTGATCCTCGGTGACGAGCAGTCGGTCCGGGCTCGCGCCGCCGAACTCGGCGTCGACATCTCCGCCGCGCAGGTGCTCGATCCGCGCACCTCCGGCCACCTGGACGAGTTCGCCAAGGAGTACACCGAGCTGCGCAAGCACAAGGGCATGACCGTCGAGCGTGCCCGCGAAACCATGTCCGACATCTCGTATTTCGGCACAATGATGGTCTACAAGGGGATTGCCGACGGCATGGTGTCGGGTGCAGCGCACACCACGGCGCACACCATCCGGCCCTCGTTCGAGATCATCAAGACGGTGCCGGGGGTGTCCACCGTTTCCAGCGTGTTCCTCATGTGTCTGGCCGACCGGGTGCTCGCCTACGGCGACTGTGCGGTGGTCCCCGACCCGACGTCGGAGCAACTGGCCGATATCGCGATCTCCTCGGCGGGCACGGCCGCCCGGTTCGGCATCGAGCCGCGGATCGCCATGCTGTCCTACTCGACCGGCGAATCCGGCACCGGCGCGGACGTGGACAAGGTGCGGGTGGCGACCAAGCTGGTTCGCGAGCGGGCGCCGAAGCTGCCGGTGGAGGGCCCGATTCAATACGACGCGGCGATCGAGCCGACCGTGGCCACCACCAAGCTGCCGGATTCCGAAGTGGCCGGTCGCGCAACGGTATTCGTGTTTCCGGACCTCAATACCGGTAACAACACCTACAAGGCGGTGCAGCGCAGCGCGGGGGCGATCGCGATCGGTCCGGTGTTGCAGGGCTTGCGCAAGCCGGTCAACGATCTTTCCCGTGGGGCGTTGGTCGCCGACATCGTCAATACTGTGGCGATCACGGCGATCCAGGCGCAGGGCGAGTGA
- a CDS encoding nitroreductase family deazaflavin-dependent oxidoreductase translates to MAEQFPNRQWGSRTNVLSRVANKFAATKPGSWCIRKITPLDRALLERTDAKYTVLGPIGAPVILLTTIGRKSGQPRTQPLLYVHDGDVLYVIGSNFGQQRHPAWTANLLANPDATVAIAGHRIPVRATLVEPEDKDAIFARFVDITGAYAAYRDRTTRDLRIFALHRA, encoded by the coding sequence ATGGCTGAGCAGTTTCCGAACCGGCAGTGGGGTTCGCGCACCAACGTACTGTCCCGGGTAGCGAACAAATTCGCCGCTACCAAGCCCGGTTCCTGGTGCATTCGCAAGATCACCCCGCTGGACCGCGCCCTGCTCGAGCGCACCGATGCCAAATACACCGTGCTCGGCCCGATCGGCGCTCCGGTGATCCTGCTCACCACCATCGGCCGCAAATCCGGTCAGCCGCGCACCCAGCCGCTGCTCTACGTGCACGACGGCGACGTGCTCTACGTGATCGGCAGCAACTTCGGTCAGCAACGCCACCCCGCCTGGACCGCGAATCTCCTGGCCAACCCGGACGCGACCGTCGCCATCGCGGGCCACCGCATCCCGGTCCGCGCCACCCTCGTCGAGCCCGAAGACAAGGACGCGATCTTCGCCCGCTTCGTCGACATCACCGGCGCCTACGCCGCCTACCGCGACCGCACCACCCGCGACCTCCGCATCTTCGCCCTCCACCGGGCGTAG
- a CDS encoding DUF3761 domain-containing protein yields the protein MPTTAFVPRTTAALRPPPAPAPLVAPPPASNPDPVCGPDSYINSRGNCVRRPVEAPSAPAGATAKCNDGTYSFSQSRRGTCSGHGGVASWL from the coding sequence GTGCCGACCACGGCGTTCGTGCCGAGGACCACGGCGGCGCTGCGCCCGCCGCCCGCTCCGGCACCGTTGGTCGCTCCGCCCCCAGCAAGCAATCCCGACCCGGTCTGCGGGCCGGACTCCTACATCAACTCCCGCGGCAACTGCGTCCGCAGACCGGTAGAGGCGCCCTCCGCACCGGCCGGGGCCACCGCGAAGTGCAACGACGGCACCTATTCCTTCAGCCAGAGCCGCCGCGGTACCTGCTCAGGCCATGGCGGAGTCGCCAGCTGGCTGTGA